In one Candidatus Nitronereus thalassa genomic region, the following are encoded:
- a CDS encoding phage minor head protein, which translates to MSEREDVRIFQEQIRQQRKQVVEDGQLRVRRLLQRTHREIIGTLAVTDWQKAFLPRMQLAIEDALARIEGQVSSDLTELQQANWLLGDTMTTGTVQAMRIGVALPDLPTSLLQALQQRAGETVKGLLRIGKVKIDRAVTGALLGGQTREEAIKAIGQALEFSERGVKPQGIFPSVDRRARFIFQHEAGQAFSTAQALRRDAVVSYAPDLQKVWVHDGHPLVPRGDHVAMHGTRIKNDEAFVNPFTGHALRFPRDGQAPIEETANCTCDVMLYRPAYGDVESFIGLPTGTPIEEAA; encoded by the coding sequence ATGAGTGAACGCGAGGACGTGCGGATCTTTCAAGAGCAGATTCGGCAGCAGCGCAAGCAGGTCGTTGAAGACGGCCAGCTCCGGGTGCGCCGGCTGTTGCAGCGCACGCACCGCGAGATCATCGGCACGCTCGCCGTCACGGACTGGCAGAAAGCCTTTCTGCCCCGCATGCAGCTCGCGATCGAGGACGCGCTGGCGCGCATCGAGGGGCAGGTCTCCAGCGACCTGACCGAGTTGCAACAGGCCAACTGGCTGCTGGGCGACACCATGACCACCGGCACGGTGCAGGCCATGCGCATCGGCGTGGCCCTGCCCGACCTGCCCACGTCCTTGTTGCAGGCGCTGCAGCAACGCGCGGGCGAGACCGTCAAGGGTCTCCTGCGCATCGGCAAAGTGAAAATCGATCGAGCCGTCACCGGCGCGCTGCTCGGCGGCCAGACGCGCGAGGAGGCCATCAAGGCCATCGGCCAGGCGTTGGAATTTTCCGAGCGCGGCGTCAAGCCTCAGGGCATTTTCCCCTCGGTGGACCGGCGCGCGCGCTTCATTTTTCAGCATGAGGCCGGGCAGGCGTTTTCCACCGCGCAGGCGCTGCGGCGCGATGCCGTGGTGTCATACGCGCCGGATCTCCAAAAGGTGTGGGTGCACGACGGCCATCCGCTCGTGCCGCGCGGCGACCACGTGGCCATGCACGGCACGCGCATCAAGAATGACGAGGCCTTTGTCAATCCGTTCACCGGCCACGCGCTGCGCTTTCCGCGCGACGGCCAGGCGCCCATTGAAGAGACGGCGAATTGCACCTGCGACGTCATGCTGTATCGCCCGGCATATGGCGACGTCGAATCGTTCATCGGCCTGCCCACCGGCACGCCCATCGAGGAGGCGGCGTGA